In Musa acuminata AAA Group cultivar baxijiao chromosome BXJ3-9, Cavendish_Baxijiao_AAA, whole genome shotgun sequence, a single genomic region encodes these proteins:
- the LOC108951237 gene encoding protein GOS9, whose protein sequence is MNGAIKVGAWGGNGGSAFDMGPAYRIISVKIFSGDVVDAMDVTFTYYGKTETRHYGGSGGTPHEIVLQEGEYLVGMAGEFANYHGVVVVGKLGFRTNKKSYGPFGNTGGTPFSLPIAAGKISGFFGRGGKFLDAIGVYLEP, encoded by the exons ATG AACGGAGCGATCAAGGTGGGAGCATGGGGAGGGAACGGAGGGTCGGCCTTCGACATGGGACCTGCTTATCGTATCATCAGCGTCAAGATTTTTTCCGGAGACGTAGTCGACGCCATGGACGTCACCTTCACCTACTACGGGAAGACGGAGACCCGACACTACGGTGGCAGCGGTGGTACTCCCCACGAG ATTGTTCTGCAGGAGGGCGAGTATCTGGTGGGAATGGCGGGAGAATTTGCTAACTACCATggagtggtggtggtggggaagcTTGGCTTCCGCACCAACAAGAAATCCTACGGACCTTTCGGCAACACGGGAGGGACTCCCTTCTCCCTTCCTATAGCAGCAGGCAAGATCTCTGGCTTCTTCGGCCGTGGCGGCAAGTTTCTTGACGCCATTGGTGTCTACTTGGAGCCATAA